The region CCCCTTTCAACTGCTTTTGAGTCAAGAGCGAAGAACCTGAGCACAGCAGGAATGTTGTTTCTTCTAGCAGCAACGTAATTTCTCGGCTTTATCGTGATTACGCCATCGGCTCCGGATTTTTTAACGAACAAAACAGCTTCTTCTCCTTCTCCTAAACCACTCACAAAATCTATGTCCACAAAGACGATTTTCCCCCTATCTTTCAATATCTTCAAGTGAAACTTGAGGTTCAAAATATCGCTCTT is a window of Thermotoga sp. DNA encoding:
- a CDS encoding glycerol-3-phosphate responsive antiterminator — its product is MFEGIIAAVWDMDSLGDIIPNVVFLLKSDILNLKFHLKILKDRGKIVFVDIDFVSGLGEGEEAVLFVKKSGADGVITIKPRNYVAARRNNIPAVLRFFALDSKAVERGVEQIEGFRAYRSVDELPADVDVIVFVVPPGVALEETKKAYRTG